A single Metarhizium brunneum chromosome 5, complete sequence DNA region contains:
- the AREA gene encoding Nitrogen regulatory protein areA, translated as MDPTMTEHDFRFPRRPHHPGLRGGADDDDDDGSAAHQTRGLDAAASELTQAVAVANNKLLGGALFPSLDNAGADSSVSIDQLHRDDPLAAQVWKFYTQTKLQLPNQQRLENFTWRWMALNMRKQKQDDEARQFTDQQTGHSRPASHNAPSGIAQLRKTSEINAATGADAMNLDDFIYSENVATPSGLMSPPPAPRRDDASPGATPASGIPIKSRKGSSSNHFVPQSVPQYQRTGNNEFNYVQRHHRKTSIDERRNRKRPANFSPHVLAVNSSISGGASNLEADSEFQGYSLNNTNSVTMQQLTQGGNSAVPFGLDTFMDNDAVMNQAAQFQQNFSFSPSSSPMIPHGPYSNMYNTSSSVPNSSLNNADLYSPTESAYQSTVSTPLALPDNDGLYFGSQDNRQQQQSQNMRQQTVQNMANIGHNQQFMYDSSHNGNQIYSAPDTESGPLSAFSTAPSSYSHIDPNHVFQADSQVASPSVAMRPENMFSFGADSDDEDGGNGMQGQNMQIHGDFSSSMDDVGPMGWDASLPGQFSTQAARFPGGPPRKQVMIGGTTTDYVEHNGEWENSGLERSQSFKAGSDKMQQRLPRTASTPSHMGAKHSGFEQVAQSLPTSPGDAAPGSMSGFSSAAPSRPSSPPGSKHGSSANLQVAGGSQNDGGAPTTCTNCFTQTTPLWRRNPEGQPLCNACGLFLKLHGVVRPLSLKTDVIKKRNRGSGPNGSGGSVRSRKNPAGSTAASRKSSTLSMATVSASSTNLNTTANANSSSTSPPGGRSVLPKDSESPVATSVGSGPNTAGSTPNSHYGNMGNTAAAGGKGVVPIAAAPPKATPGPGASSSSRSGQASASSKRQRRHSKSVGTEATSGMEIDSPTETSSPGDLSRSIGHPPSMSSISSTMLSGSFGMVPQRNPMAHGGMIQMNHHQPGAAQHSAGGPATGPQEWEWLTMSL; from the exons ATGGATCCCACCATGACAGAACACGACTTTCGATTTCCTCGCCGGCCCCATCATCCGGGCCTTCGTGGTggtgccgacgacgacgatgacgatgggaGCGCCGCCCACCAGACCCgcggcctcgacgctgcCGCCTCCGAATTGACCCAggccgttgccgtcgccaacaacaaattgctcggcggcgccttgTTTCCATCCCTCGAtaacgccggcgccgactcCTCCGTGTCCATTGACCAGCTTCACCGCGATGACCCGCTCGCCGCTCAGGTCTGGAAATTCTACACCCAGACGAAGCTGCAGCTGCCCAACCAGCAGCGCCTCGAGAACTTCACCTGGCGCTGGATGGCGCTGAACATGCgcaagcagaagcaggatgatgaagcTCGTCAGTTCACGGACCAGCAGACCGG ACATAGTCGTCCGGCATCACACAATGCGCCCAGCGGAATTGCCCAATTGCGAAAGACTTCAGAAATCAATGCCGCCACCGGCGCGGACGCCATGAATCTCGACGATTTCATCTATTCTGAAAATGTCGCCACCCCTTCGGGTCTCATGtccccgccgccggctcccAGGCGTGACGATGCATCCCCCGGTGCAACGCCGGCTTCAGGAATTCCCATCAAGTCTCGCAAGGGGTCTTCTTCCAACCACTTCGTCCCTCAGTCTGTACCCCAATACCAACGAACTGGCAATAACGAATTCAACTACGTCCAACGACACCATCGTAAAACCAGTATTGATGAGCGTCGT AACCGGAAACGTCCCGCCAACTTCTCACCGCATGTGCTCGCAGTCAATAGCAGCATATCAGGCGGAGCCTCCAATCTGGAAGCTGATTCTGAGTTTCAGGGATATTCACTCAACAATACTAATTCAGTTACGATGCAGCAGCTCACACAAGGCGGCAATTCCGCAGTTCCTTTTGGTCTCGATACCTTCATGGACAACGACGCAGTCATGAACCAGGCGGCACAATTTCAACAAAATTTTTCATTTTCTCCCTCCAGTTCCCCAATGATACCCCATGGTCCTTACTCCAACATGTATAATACTAGCTCTTCGGTTCCGAATTCGTCTCTCAACAATGCTGACCTATATTCGCCAACCGAATCGGCCTATCAATCAACCGTCTCCACCCCTCTGGCCTTGCCCGACAATGATGGCTTGTATTTTGGTTCTCAGGACAAtcgtcagcagcagcagtctcAAAACATGCGACAGCAAACTGTTCAAAATATGGCCAACATTGGCCACAACCAACAGTTCATGTATGACAGTTCCCATAACGGGAACCAGATATATTCTGCCCCTGATACAGAGTCCGGGCCACTGTCCGCCTTTAGTACTGCTCCAAGCTCCTATAGTCACATTGACCCGAACCATGTATTCCAGGCCGACAGCCAGGTCGCATCGCCCTCTGTGGCCATGAGACCAGAGAACATGTTCTCATTTGGCGCAGACtccgatgatgaggacggcGGTAATGGTATGCAAGGGCAGAACATGCAAATCCATGGTGATTTTTCATCGTCCATGGATGACGTAGGACCCATGGGGTGGGACGCCTCTCTTCCAGGACAGTTTAGCACACAGGCTGCTCGGTTCCCCGGCGGGCCACCGCGCAAGCAAGTCATGATTGGTGGTACAACGACTGACTATGTTGAACACAATGGCGAGTGGGAGAACTCTGGGTTAGAACGGTCGCAGTCCTTCAAGGCCGGCAGTGACAAGATGCAGCAAAGACTTCCTCGGACAGCATCAACCCCGTCGCACATGGGTGCCAAGCACAGTGGCTTCGAGCAAGTTGCCCAGAGCTTACCTACGTCCCCGGGTGACGCTGCGCCTGGTTCCATGTCAGGCTTCTCTTCTGCTGCTCCGAGTCGCCCGTCTTCTCCTCCCGGCTCCAAACATGGCTCATCAGCCAACTTGCAGGTTGCTGGCGGCAGCCAGAACGATGGTGGTGCGCCAACAACTTGCACTAACTGCTTCACACAGACGACTCCTCTATGGAGACGAAATCCCGAGGGCCAACCTCTCTGCAATGCTTGCGGGTTATTCCTCAAGCTTCACGGAGTCGTTCGACCCCTGAGTTTGAAAACCGATGTTATCAAGAAGAGAAACAGAGGTTCGGGGCCCAATGGATCTGGCGGCAGCGTGAGGTCAAGGAAGAACCCGGCCGGCTCAACAGCCGCATCTCGCAAAAGCTCAACCTTGTCCATGGCAACCGTGTCTGCAAGTAGCACCAATCTCAATACcaccgccaacgccaacagcagcagcacctcGCCTCCTGGCGGCCGAAGCGTCCTGCCCAAGGACAGCGAAAGCCCTGTAGCTACAAGCGTGGGCTCTGGTCCTAACACGGCCGGCAGCACTCCAAACAGCCATTACGGTAACATGGGCAATACCGCTGCTGCGGGCGGCAAAGGTGTTGTTCCCATTGCTGCAGCTCCCCCCAAAGCAACCCCGGGGCCCggggcctcgtcgtcctcgcggTCTGGACAGGCGTCGGCTTCATCCAAACGACAACGCAGGCATAGCAAGAGCGTCGGGACTGAAGCTACTTCGGGTATGGAAATTGACAGCCCCACTGAAACATCGTCACCCGGCGACTTGTCACGATCCATTGGCCATCCTCCAAGCATGTCCTCCATTTCCAGCACCATGCTCTCGGGCAGCTTCGGGATGGTGCCTCAAAGAAACCCCATGGCTCACGGCGGCATGATTCAAATGAACCACCATCAACCTGGTGCTGCTCAGCATAGCGCGGGGGGCCCTGCGACGGGACCCCAGGAGTGGGAATGGCTAACAATGAGCCTTTAA
- the sid2 gene encoding Serine/threonine-protein kinase sid2 → MASFMSNFFQGGKDKVSGDDSPRPVTPTKKVNNNSFINPPSTPQGSPSKKTVPPGAHDLPSAFDSSMSLNSSGLDAPVKLTRPQSVVTPLSPGKTNAQPIDESSINVDESVIHKVTTSSGSPLKKQGQENTPPVSRLAMVDSPAQHSHAAKSRQQLYETRDRPMTSYKKFNTSRGLTAEEREILQKPGVKRLVNVTQLYFLDYYFDLLTYVGSRQNRLAAFKAEYPEPPETDEQTHSQLWTKYTGRERANLRKRRVRLRHGDFQILTQVGQGGYGQVFLAQKKDTREVCALKVMSKKLLFKLDEVRHVLTERDILTTAQSEWLVRLLYSFQDDKSIYLAMEYVPGGDFRTLLNNTGVLSNRHARFYIAEMFCAVNALHELGYIHRDLKPENFLVDSTGHVKLTDFGLAAGVLAPSRIESMRIKLEEASETSVPFGKPMDQRTVAERRESYRNMRQNDVNYAKSIVGSPDYMAPEVLRGEEYDYTVDYWSLGCMLFEALTGFPPFAGAVPDETWRNLKHWKEVLKRPVWEDPNYFLSNRTWNFITTCINSRTRRFSNIQDIYNHQYFAEVDWATLRQTRAPFVPELDSETDAGYFDDFSNESDMAKYKEVHEKQQALEQMAERDDEMSKSLFVGFTFRHRKPANEDGGSPRKRIPISDNETFGTML, encoded by the exons ATGGCGAGCTTCATGTCCAATTTCTTCCAGGGCGGCAAGGACAAAGTGTCCGGAGACGACTCTCCCCGCCCCGTGACGCCAACGAAAAaggtcaacaacaacagtTTTATCAATCCGCCGAGCACGCCACAAGGCAGCCCTAGCAAGAAGACCGTTCCACCCGGTGCGCACGATCTTCCGTCTGCCTTTGacagctccatgtcgctcAATTCGTCCGGCCTCGACGCGCCTGTAAAGCTTACTCGGCCGCAGAGCGTAGTCACCCCGCTCTCGCCTGGCAAAACAAACGCTCAACCCATCGACGAGTCCAGCATCAATGTGGACGAGAGTGTCATCCACAAGGTGACGACTTCATCAGGCAGCCCGTTAAAGAAGCAAGGCCAGGAAAACACACCGCCTGTGTCTAGGTTGGCAATGGTTGATTCTCCCGCTCAGCACAGCCATGCTGCCAAGTCCCGCCAGCAACTGTATGAGACTAGGGATCGACCAATGACTTCATACAAGAAGTTCAACACATCAAGAGGCCTGACGGCTGAAGAGCGAGAGATTTTGCAAAAGCCCGGTGTCAAGAGATTGGTTAATGTTACCCAACTAT ACTTCCTCGATTATTACTTTGATCTTCTCACCTACGTTGGCTCGAGGCAGAATCGATTGGCTGCTTTCAAGGCCGAATATCCCGAGCCCCCCGAGACCGACGAGCAGACTCATAGCCAATTGTGGACTAAATACACGGGACGCGAGCGAGCCAACCTTCGCAAGCGACGCGTGAGACTTCGCCACGGCGACTTCCAGATCTTGACACAAGTCGGTCAGGGTGGCTATGGTCAAGTCTTCCTTGCTCAAAAGAAGGACACCCGTGAGGTGTGCGCTCTCAAGGTCATGAGCAAGAAGCTCCTCTTCAAGCTCGACGAGGTCCGCCATGTCCTTACCGAAAGAGACATTCTCACCACCGCCCAGAGCGAATGGTTGGTTCGTCTGCTATATTCATTCCAAGACGACAAGAGTATCTATCTTGCCATGGAGTACGTGCCTGGCGGTGATTTCCGCACCTTGCTTAACAACACGGGTGTCTTGTCCAATCGACACGCACGATTCTACATTGCTGAGATGTTTTGTGCGGTTAATGCCCTCCACGAACTTGGCTATATTCACCGAGATCTGAAGCCAGAAAACTTCCTGGTAGATTCAACTGGCCACGTTAAGCTGACCGATTTCGGCCTGGCCGCGGGCGTCCTGGCACCCTCAAGAATCGAGTCTATGCGAAtcaagctggaggaggcttCAGAAACGTCTGTACCCTTTGGAAAGCCTATGGATCAGCGAACGGTGGCAGAGCGTCGTGAAAGTTACCGTAACATGCGACAGAATGACGTCAATTATGCAAAATCTATTGTTGGATCCCCCGATTACATGGCGCCCGAAGTCCTTCGAGGCGAGGAATACGACTACACAGTAGATTACTGGAGTTTGGGCTGCATGCTCTTTGAGGCTCTGACTGGCTTCCCCCCATTTGCCGGAGCTGTACCGGACGAGACGTGGCGAAACTTGAAGCATTGGAAGGAGGTGTTGAAGAGACCAGTCTGGGAAGACCCCAACTACTTCCTCAGCAACCGCACCTGGAACTTTATTACAAC TTGCATCAACTCTCGTACTCGTCGGTTCTCGAATATTCAGGATATCTATAACCACCAGTACTTTGCTGAAGTTGACTGGGCAACCCTGAGACAGACCAGGGCCCCCTTCGTCCCGGAGCTGGACTCGGAGACGGATGCTGGCTATTTTGACGACTTCAGCAACGAATCAGACATGGCCAAATACAAGGAAGTGCATGAAAAGCAACAGGCCCTGGAACAAATGGCTGAGCGTGACGACGAAATGAGCAAGAGCCTCTTTGTTGGATTTACCTTCAGACATCGCAAACCCGCCAATGAGGATGGTGGCAGTCCACGGAAGCGCATTCCCATCTCAGACAACGAGACATTTGGGACCATGCTCTAG
- the srb8 gene encoding Mediator of RNA polymerase II transcription subunit 12, whose protein sequence is MSGRHVSTPRRQGSKLRLELSNELISAGPISATESPQTLTPSRMMPLPDPMETDNMSPALSRVSQQDSDNPPMPMPRRRLPRTSQAIPSTRPAAPTPASTKKDVRPKPYTVEVPTAAPRYVNTNRHETIGRDPFSKGLFSGNADFFPWSGNHHEDEWSTEAIQKGTWDRGSQNEASSARIAIFPALKQRSGLNALSTLFMGVLNQRRIRGQITAPSTFKPPPRVTLTDTKREIWLKDLANPAISLRRLSRTIPHGIRGRTLLDQCLNKDVPTERAVWLAKCVGANEIRAFKRKGASGAFVLGGELKWIRDWTVFVEQFIESVVSAFGEPDWKSKVTYAIRLATCLYSEQLLDRDHYLEWIISGLENSPQSRIPMWILIGQIYWNDLLQSRKCGRRLVFALLKHLNTIENDPDRDILIQLSGQLSTLVIYLLKTNPESFVCPPAWQRLGETLRLVLPTEDAAAQAAYNTVKLRNIRLLVANTTSPPSGRQYLVQLLDSTLQGKCDPGLSARCWASADDKAGILRTAVEWATSLHRPGLAKVYVVAGLIKSWGAHRIHATSTILDAIGDIPPGDQMRKRLIIRLVGELVRSGHFSVAQYMQWLIGRGGLHGAEEIDPVEGPCPSRLLVELPIHCLLEEQKAQRGSLLRRAEHYSVGDEANDISSALQYVDSSLGLATYLNGSGPFRRPLSLKKLSRKVRNSSWAVQSAIGAHLYDVITSLPPHRPDFVMTLSMFSSVRTMMETVEDYSMLSGILRACSSGPDVDTLAACVDTIDAQLDIFMAIGTAETLFDIFIERLKAMSRDQGIVVRSLLASLASLAARLPQREDLAKQLSQELAQNDRSNAIDACSPVSDSMATQAQTAEGEVSEQIDKLLASGNVIDHPTMNRLFRYVIIKLESGWGKLDDSRRVFSSLLSRLRMLDALHFDKLMADWISHIRTLKERPPLPELFPLLVSFGCLSMSTILHTANAGSVALDITPDTVTSKTVTYLQELLQLIIMKLPATALLDAEETYRFQIYQQRAKFEHAKGLLALIRNSLVEYSALQIPGRTAMILPLDDVACQNCLLETMRFMVVADSAIVAEVLNMSTLPPGATSLAHRIVTRLLLPEADSDHHPSFDHILSLADELTMPFCQLKLNLDLSVNLPSSSAIEGETPSRFEAFAKAMDKAIESQNIIWTRMLPCLSDDITQSLNTEAHTRFLDLMPSSKSESLASDTTDENRIRLAENLLGVIEAIISGQPPSRSASLTNNLVDKLSDMWEIVTSRDEDRALAKKEVLGHWLPTLLRFITLHSISSEPAHIATAGPGSSAKTAATPNHEVRARIILLLCGLLLEMETLPKELTGSLAQQIFDIAILLVDALPDDLRTQCAKSILFLPGTTASAGTTSDPRLYYLFSTPRPTSAENLKLVHRDKSSVPYTAAARGMGAMYGIGPTLNERLSPFVLRRWEILSEPTPNVGENDTSLSLRLFEAIRIQ, encoded by the exons ATGTCGGGCCGTCATGTGTCCACTCCAAGACGGCAAGGCTCGAAGTTGCGGCTCGAACTGTCAAACGAACTGATCTCAGCTGGCCCCATATCTGCTACCGAATCACCACAGACTCTCACGCCGTCTCGCATGATGCCTCTTCCAGACCCCATGGAGACAGATAATATGAGCCCGGCATTATCAAGGGTTTCACAACAAGATAGCGATAACCCTCCTATGCCAATGCCCAGGCGCCGACTGCCCCGGACCTCGCAGGCCATACCTTCCACACGGCCGGCCGCTCCAACACCAGCCTCCACTAAGAAAGACGTGCGGCCGAAGCCGTACACAGTCGAAGTTCCTACAGCGGCGCCTCGATACGTAAATACGAATAGACATGAGACCATAGGCCGGGATCCCTTCAGCAAGGGCCTGTTTTCTGGTAATGCGGACTTCTTTCCCTGGTCGGGCAATCATCATGAGGATGAATGGAGCACCGAGGCTATACAAAAGGGCACGTGGGATAGAGGTAGTCAAAATGAGGCGTCATCAGCACGAATTGCTATCTTCCCAGCGTTGAAGCAGAGGAGCGGCCTCAATGCTCTATCTACTCTATTCATGGGCGTGTTGAACCAACGGAGAATTCGTGGCCAAATTACAGCCCCATCAACCTTTAAACCTCCACCTCGAGTCACACTTACGGATACAAAGCGGGAAATATGGCTAAAGGATTTGGCAAATCCAGCCATATCCCTCAGACGTCTTAGCAGAACAATCCCACATGGTATTCGGGGCAGGACACTTCTTGACCAATGTTTGAACAAGGACGTCCCTACAGAGCGAGCAGTCTGGTTGGCCAAATGTGTTGGCGCCAACGAGATCCGAGCCTTCAAGAGGAAAGGAGCCAGCGGAGCATTCGTTTTGGGAGGCGAGCTGAAATGGATACGGGATTGGACTGTATTCGTGGAACAGTTCATTGAATCGGTGGTGTCTGCATTTGGCGAACCTGACTGGAAATCAAAAGTGACATACGC AATTCGTCTTGCAACATGTCTATACTCTGAACAACTACTCGATCGCGACCATTACTTGGAGTGGATCATCTCTGGACTGGAAAACAGCCCGCAGTCAAGAATCCCTATGTGGATATTAATTGGCCAAATATATTGGAATGACCTGCTACAGTCACGAAAATGTGGCAGGCGCTTAGTCTTTGCATTATTAAAGCATTTGAATACG ATTGAAAATGACCCGGACAGAGATATTCTCATTCAACTGTCTGGCCAACTGTCAACGCTAGTCATTTATCTCCTCAAAACCAATCCCGAAAGTTTTGTTTGCCCTCCTGCTTGGCAACGACTTGGCGAGACGTTGAGGCTTGTGTTGCCAACTGAGGACGCAGCCGCCCAGGCTGCGTACAATACCGTCAAGTTACGGAATATAAGGCTTTTAGTTGCCAATACAACCTCACCACCCAGTGGCCGTCAGTATTTGGTACAGTTGCTAGATTCCACACTTCAGGGCAAGTGTGATCCTGGACTGTCTGCAAGATGTTGGGCGTCTGCGGATGATAAAGCTGGGATATTGAGGACAGCAGTCGAGTGGGCTACCTCTCTGCACCGGCCTGGGTTGGCCAAGGTTTATGTTGTTGCTGGACTGATCAAATCCTGGGGCGCTCATAGGATCCACGCTACTTCGACAATCCTTGATGCAATTGGAGACATCCCCCCTGGTGACCAGATGAGGAAAAGACTCATTATTCGATTAGTTGGCGAACTAGTACGAAGCGGACACTTTTCAGTCGCGCAGTACATGCAATGGCTCATTGGCCGTGGTGGCCTGCATGGTGCTGAGGAAATCGATCCTGTCGAGggcccttgtccttctcgCCTTCTGGTCGAGCTGCCCATTCACTGCCTTCTAGAGGAGCAGAAGGCCCAGAGAGGCAGTCTCCTTAGGCGTGCCGAACATTACtctgttggtgatgaggcCAACGATATTTCCTCGGCGCTTCAATATGTAGACAGCTCCCTTGGCTTGGCAACATATCTCAACGGCTCGGGGCCCTTCCGGAGACCTTTGTCATTAAAGAAGCTATCACGGAAAGTCAGAAATAGCAGCTGGGCAGTACAGAGTGCGATTGGAGCTCACCTGTATGATGTTATAACGTCCCTACCTCCTCACAGGCCCGACTTTGTCATGACTTTGTCAATGTTCAGCTCAGTTCGCACTATGATGGAGACTGTCGAAGATTATTCTATGCTTTCGGGTATTCTCAGGGCCTGTTCCAGTGGTCCAGACGTGGACACTCTCGCAGCCTGCGTTGACACTATTGACGCACAGCTAGACATCTTTATGGCTATAGGCACTGCAGAGACTCTTTTTGACATATTCATTGAACGACTAAAGGCTATGAGTCGAGACCAAGGAATAGTCGTTCGCTCGCTGCTCGCGTCTCTGGCGTCTCTGGCTGCAAGGTTGCCACAAAGGGAGGACCTGGCAAAACAACTCTCACAGGAATTGGCCCAGAACGACCGGTCCAACGCGATTGACGCCTGTTCCCCCGTCTCGGATAGCATGGCAACGCAAGCTCAAACGGCTGAAGGCGAGGTCTCGGAACAAATCGATAAGCTCCTCGCCAGTGGTAACGTCATTGATCACCCTACTATGAATCGTCTCTTTCGATACGTCATCATTAAGTTGGAATCTGGCTGGGGAAAATTGGATGACAGTCGAAGGGTATTTTCGTCGCTTCTGTCACGACTACGAATGCTGGACGCCCTTCATTTCGACAAGCTTATGGCAGACTGGATCAGTCACATCAGAACCCTGAAGGAACGGCCTCCGTTGCCGGAACTTTTCCCGCTCCTTGTTAGCTTTGGTTGTTTATCAATGTCGACAATACTGCACACTGCCAATGCTGGCTCCGTGGCCTTGGACATCACTCCCGATACTGTAACGTCAAAGACTGTGACGTATTTGCAAGAACTCCTCCAGCTTATCATTATGAAGTTACCAGCAACTGCGTTGCTAGATGCCGAAGAAACATATAGATTCCAAATTTACCAACAACGCGCCAAGTTCGAGCATGCGAAGGGCTTGTTAGCTTTGATACGCAATTCGCTTGTTGAGTACTCAGCTCTCCAGATACCCGGCCGAACTGCTATGATCCTCCCTCTTGATGATGTGGCCTGTCAGAATTGTCTCTTGGAGACCATGAGATTCATGGTTGTGGCCGATTCAGCAATCGTCGCAGAAGTGTTGAACATGAGCACGCTTCCTCCGGGAGCAACATCATTGGCGCACAGGATTGTCACCAGACTTTTATTGCCTGAAGCGGATTCCGACCACCACCCATCGTTTGACCATATTCTGTCTCTTGCGGATGAGCTAACAATGCCGTTTTGTCAACTCAAACTCAACCTAGACCTCTCTGTGAATCTGCCTAGCAGCTCTGCTATCGAGGGTGAGACACCTTCACGGTTTGAAGCGTTCGCAAAGGCCATGGATAAAGCCATCGAATCTCAGAACATCATTTGGACGAGGATGCTGCCATGTCTTAGTGACGACATTACTCAAAGCCTGAACACAGAGGCTCACACGAGATTTTTGGATTTGATGCCGTCGAGCAAATCGGAATCGTTAGCCAGCGACACGACGGACGAGAATCGCATCCGCCTCGCTGAAAACTTGCTCGGAGTCATCGAGGCTATCATCTCCGGCCAGCCACCCTCAAGATCAGCCTCGCTCACTAATAACTTGGTTGATAAACTGTCCGATATGTGGGAGATTGTCACGTCGCGAGATGAGGACCGAgcgctggccaagaaggaggtCTTGGGGCATTGGCTCCCTACGCTGCTACGATTCATTACACTACACAGCATTTCCTCAGAGCCGGCGCATATTGCCACGGCAGGGCCTGGCAGCTCAGCGAAGACCGCTGCGACCCCCAACCACGAAGTACGGGCTCGCATTATCCTTTTGCTCTGCGGTCTGCtgctggagatggagacTCTTCCGAAGGAACTTACAGGGTCTCTTGCCCAGCAGATATTCGATATTGCGATACTCCTAGTAGACGCCCTACCAGACGATCTACGAACACAATGCGCCAAGTCGATCCTCTTCCTGCCTGGTACCACAGCAAGCGCAGGCACCACATCAGATCCACGCCTGTACTATCTCTTCAGCACGCCGCGACCAACCTCTGCCGAGAACCTAAAGCTCGTACACCGCGACAAGTCGTCGGTGCCGTACACGGCCGCTGCCCGAGGCATGGGGGCCATGTATGGCATCGGCCCGACATTAAACGAAAGACTGAGTCCCTTCGTTCTCCGTCGCTGGGAGATCCTCAGCGAACCAACACCCAATGTAGGCGAAAATGACACGAGTCTCAGCCTACGATTGTTCGAAGCAATTAGGATTCAATGA